DNA sequence from the Sphaeramia orbicularis chromosome 13, fSphaOr1.1, whole genome shotgun sequence genome:
ACAGGTAAGAGTGAGACAAATACAGTCAAGTGTGTATTCACCAAATGGACGTAATCATCGTCCACTTCTCGTATCTTCTTTTGCTgttttccaaattatcaaaacTAAAACTCCGTGAAATATtgtagaaacaaaacaaacaggtgtTCAGCTGCAGACTATGCATCTATGGAGGTGAACAGAAGTGGGGAAcgctgcaagtgtgttccaccaatcactGTTCTTCAACACTCAGAATCTGAAAAGGCCCGCCCCTGGTCCAGGAACTTTTTTCAGGTAAAGTCTGATGTCGAGGGAATGTTTTTTACTGGGTATTTTTGGTGGAGATGGTAAAAGCTCCTGCGGTGCGAAAGGGGCTAATGTGGACACTGTGAAGATCTGAAAGAACATCTTGAGGTCTAACATCTGCACAGACTTCAGAGGCCAGTTCACatctgaaaacacagacacaaaagcaGCGGATGAGCCATGACCCCTGACCTTGTCGAAGTGGTTGAAGGAGGCGCGGTACTCGTGGAGCTGCTCCTGGCTGATGCCCTTGGCGTCACGCGTCAGGATCTGGTTCTCGATCTCGTTGATGGTCCTGGCGATGGTGGTCAGCAGCTGCTCCCAGCCCACACGGAGGTGCtgcaggggtcaggggtcagcacGGGGttagttacagtttttttatcaGCATCACTGGATTCATAGACTTCTCTTAGCAATATGGACAGATCTGCAGCAACAAGATTTAACTTAGCCTTTTCCTACATACAAAGGGTTTTTCTgtcattaataaggaaggagTTACTCTATAATTGCAAAAAAGTACATATTTAGGGTGATGTGAAACTGCAGAAATAGAAAAAGACACTCTCAAAACTCAATTATCTTGTGATTTGTTAGATTTGGTTTCaggattttagtttttttccctcAAACCACAACAGACAATAACTACAATTTGACCTAATCTCAGACAAAACACATCTAATTCACTTCTATTTTACTTCCTACATGAGTAATGTCACCATCCAGTGTCACAAAAAGCTTGGGTCACAGTTGAGGGTGTCCTAAAACTCTCCATTTAAGCTATTTGtttcttcacatttttaaatGAACAGTCTCTGGACCTTTCGCTTTcactttaataaataaaatccTGAGTGAATTTTCTCTGGTAAAATAAACACAACCTCCGTAAACCTGACAAACCAAACACCTGTGTATTAAAGCTGAACCTGCAGCCTTAATATACagtggttggacaaaataatggaaacaccttcacctcaagatgataatgccccaatccatacagctagaattgttaaagaatggcatgaggaacattctaatgaagttgagcatctcgtatggccggcacagtccccagacctcaacattattgagcatttatggtcagttttagagattcaagtaagacgtcgatttccaccgccatcgtctctaaaagagttggagggtattctaactgaagaatggcttaaaattcctttggaaacaattcacaagttgtatgaatcaatacctcggagaattgaggctgcaattgccgcaaaaggcggacctacaccatattaaattatattttgttgattttttaaggtgtttccattattttgtccaacccctgtaatgtCATCAGGTGGGTTGCACTGCCCTCTAGTGTCCGTTTGAGGAACTACAGGTTTTATCATCCCTGCAGTGTGTATGTGGGTGGACGTGCGTTACCTCCATCGTGTAGTCGGTGTACTTGTTGTCGAAGATGAGGGCCTCCTGGATGAGCGTGTGGTTCGACTCCAGATCGTCGATGTTGGGTTTGTAGTCGATGATGCTCTGCTCGTAGTCTTTCAGGTTGGTCAGCTGATCCTCCAGAGTGCCGTTCATCTCGATAGATATCCTGCCAATTTCCTGACAacgcaaaaaaacattaaaaaaaaaaaaattatgtaagtTTTACAGATAAGATACAAAATAATATCAACGGCATAGCTTCTCTCTTACATTATATAAAAACAGTAGGTAATATACTACAACTGTACAGTGTGTATAATGACAAAATATCAAGTTTTAAATTAAGGAATTCTATTGAAAAAATGGATTggaaaggaataaataaatacatttttaaaaagtaaatgaaaataaagaataaagtaaaaataaataaataagtgaataaaaagcataaaaataaatatctttgttttacataaaactaaaaaaataataaagtaaaaataaataaatgaatgcattaacaaataaataaaaatgaaattaaaaaaaataaaaatattcacagTCATGGTAACTATATGGTCCATAAACATCCTTCATCTTCGTCATTATGATTAAGTTTTGGACATAATCAATGAAAGGTTTCCATATCTTttcaaacttttgtttttttttttatgtaagtatttattttattctttcgaTAGCGGGGTTTGTTAACATCTGTCTCTACCACTGAGTCACATTTGGTCTTTAACTCCTTTTCATAAAATGACCTGTTACTGTACTTAATCTGCCTGAAGCTGAATCAGAACAGAGACAATGTCCACGTCTACACGTCCAATTGTCCAAATGACTCACTATTAGTACAGAAACAGAAGAGATATGATGATGGAAATAAAAGACAGGAAcagaaaattacatgaatattcAGGTTGATTTCTGTGAGGAACGTGTTTGCTGGTAAAGTTCCATCCAAATAAGTTTAAAGAAGTGTTAGTTCTTTAAAAACCTGGAAGCCTTCAGATCCAGATGGCGTCCCATCTGAAGTCTTTAAATCCGTTTTTGCACCTTTATCGACTGAAATGTTAGAGCGCTCACTGCAGCTGGTCTGGattaaaatgaaaactaaaacacTAACTGTGACTTTTATTCATGATGCAAACCTTTATCAGTTCAAAGCACACATAGAGCTGTGCAATGAAACCATCATTAATATTACACACAAACCACTTCTTTTGTCCTTAGGGTTAATTTTATTCATATCTTGAGCTAAATCATTCATCAGCTGTTTCCTGCTGGACTCAGATTGCACTCATTTTACTAAACAATGGATGAAATAAGCAGTGAATCATGACGACTGAGACTAAAAACAGTGATTTATCTTGCACTTCTTAATATGATTTTCATGTTTTCCTCTTACATCTTTGACAAGATAAGACAATTAGTCTTTCTCTAATCTACATCTCATATCTTACAACATTTCTGTCTTATACCTTGTgatgtctttttgcatattatacaacatttttgtcttgttttgtccaaTTTAACACAACAAATAGCCTCTGGTTTTGTCAGTTCTTATAACTTCAGCCAACACCACAAATGCATAAATACTGAGTTTACATTTATCATAATTACAAATGTAAACCAATATGAAAccatacactaaaatatgctaaatacacacacaaaaaaagctaaatacacaatcagggtatctgcaggtttgatgaagctcaATTTATGACTTTTTTCATCATTATAACCACATTATTTAATTTTTCGCACAgttctttatgtatatttctttaattatcatattgataacatTGTTTAGTACATATTATACAAACTACTCTTctatttgtgttttatatatttatattctttgtctttttgttgtattgataatttctttcctgctactttattATACttaaatggagcaactgtaacacaaacATTTTCCCCTAGGGTTACTAAAGTATTCCGATTCTTCTTTGGTCATATTTCAGTTCTTCCGTTCACATAAAtatcagtccaacaggcctcacagttattgtgttgaaccagtctgaaccatgtTTCAGTCCAGCTAATGTTCCATTTGTCgttgactaatgtttctgctactgacgctgctaaagctcatacctgaacctgACAATGTTCATCGCCATCACACTTATGGACTTATCATCCAATAAATGGGAATTGGGTGATACCATTCAGATGCACCCCTTTTGGCCAAAATGTGCTGTCAACAGTAGGAGGTAAATTTTGGAATATCCTGCCCCTCCCAATAAGAGAGTGTCCAACATGCaacacttttaaaactcacttaaaacagCAGCTCCTAGAAAACAAGTCACTTTGAATTGACGtacatttcatcacccatacactgtctctgtttagttgtatgtaagtatagaggtgaatgtataggctaatgcccccgtgatcatcctatgtctatttgtttatttgcttattttgatgatgtctatgtcatcattatgtgcatttttaaatttttaattgatAGCAaatgagtgatgtattaatgttggcggttttatgtcttgtttctgtcacctgtctaggaactgcagatgaaaagtagttatttttactaattctgttcataaatatgcatggtcccaattaaataaaccaataaaataaaaataaataaacagtcaaCGGCCAGTAGTTTGTCAGTTGGTCTTAACTTTCTCATGATGCAAATTCAGTCTTTCAGTTGAAGAAGCTGCATGTTTATTTCAACTTTACTAATGGAAATCACTGAATGTATATTCCGTGCTGCTCTAAATCTGACTGGTGGAAACATGTCTGTCCATAAATGAGCTCACCTACCTACAGAACAGATGTACAGTTCAAAACCGTAGGCGTGATAACAAACAGTACCATTACCATGGCTCCTAAATCCTCCAACTGTAACTTCTATGAGCTCACTGTTGCACAATGTTGGCTTTAAGACTGTGACAAAGTACAAACAGCTGAGCAAAGACCAACCACATTAACACAAAGGGAAGCACCGGGACTAAAAGCGTGGCCTAATCCATTACCTCCATCTTGTTCTGTATCCAGGGGCCGACGATGTTGGCCTGGTTGGCGAACTTGCTTCTCAGGGTGTCGTTGGACTGCTGCTTGGTCAGCTCCTCCTGCAGGGCCTGGTCACGGAGAGGCACCAGTTGCATCGcctgcaaacaaacaaaggccttaacaacaacaaccacaactggAACATAAAGCACCTGCAGCTACACTTAACATTGTAGATGGACACGGACATTAAAGAACAGAGTCTACGAaactttaaaaaacagaaaaataatctGTGCTAATATTTCAAGTCTGCTCATAGTTCATAGAAGAAAAGATCTGAACAGACTTAACATGGTTGTCGATACTGAGGCgacggtaaggtaaggtaagagtaAAGGGAAGGTGAAGGGAAAGGTAAATTAAGGGTAAAGATAAGGTGAATGGAAAGGGAAGTTAAGTTAAGGTAAGGAAAGGTAAAGGTAAGGTGAAGGGAAAGGGAAGCTAAGGTAATTTAAGGTAAGGCAAAgggaaaggtaaggtaaggtaaagtaagggtaAAGGTAAGGTGAAGGGGAAGGGAAGTTAAGGCAAGTAAAGTTAAGCTAAGGTAAGGGTAAAGGCAAGGTAAAGGTAAGGTGAAGGGCAAGGTAAAGGTGAGGTGAAGGGAAAGGGAAGTTAAGTTAAAGGTAAGGTGAAGGGAAGGGGAAGTTAAGGTAAGTTAAGGTAACGTAAGGTAAGGCAAAGGTGaggtaaaggtaaggtaaggtaggattTCCTGTAATAGTTGATAATGAGGAAACCAAGATAAATGTGACTCTATATTGAGTCTGGACCTACAATAATAGTTTCTGAGAAAACATCCAGTTACTAGCTGTGTTTCCATCCGATGTCAGGCCAATTTAACCCAAATGTTtgaaaacttgcaaaaaaaaaaaaaaaaaaaaaaaaaagaacgagcAAATTCCAAGTATTTCTAGGAAGTGGGCTGCATTACATCATCCGAAGGTGGAACTGTAGGTTAGACATGGCTCTAACAGAGTACAGAAGGTACCACAGTCTGTTATTAGTTTCCATGGTTGTAATGTTTAGTCTTCCACAGATGACAGACCTGTTGCACCACACATTATAGCACTTTGTCAAAGTATCTGGGAAGATACCACAAATACCTGACCTAGCACATCAGACTGTCCTTTCTTTACAAGGGGCCccatattttgttttattgtatttgaaATTTTTTAGTCTTCTGTATATATATAGTCTTAGGAGTAAGAGGGGATTTTTCTATCTTGTATATTTGCATTTGTAtttattgtgctttgtgtatttagtgtgtgtaCTGCTGCTGGATGCTTCAATTTCCCTccggatcaataaagtatctctaactaactgaaaactgaaaacgttTTTCCCCAAATTCCCAGAAATGTGCATTTACtctagttaaaaaaacaaaaacaaacaagcaaaaaacaccctcaaatgaacaaaaacattttttcaaaatcttggcttttttttttaaattctgtgtatattttctgaTGCAGAACTTCAAAATGCATGGAACAACCAAACTAATATATGTACATCGGTAAATGTGGAGGTTGTTTAAATCAAAGTGTTAAAGGAGAGATTTAATTGTGCGTCATCAGCATAGAAATGGTAACTGAATACAGAGTAGTGGTatcataaatataaaaaagtaaGGGGCCTAATAATGGAGCCATGTGGGACTCCAAACAATCCTGAAAGATAATAAAACCAATCTGAATACAAACCTGAAATGCCTACCAACTTCAATTAAAATATTATGACTAACTGTGTAAAAAAAGCTTCAAAATGATCCGAAAATATTAAAACACAGACAGTTTGTGGAAGGACATTGACGAAAACGCCTCCAACATCACAAAAGGCTACTGTCTTCCATGCATTCTTTGTTGATATATGGTGGAAGTGGTGCACTACCTTTTCCCATTTCTCGTCAATGCTCTCGGGTGTGATGGTGGTGTAGGGGTTGGTTCCGCTCAGTCTGATGCCGTTATAATCTGCGATTTTCTGGACCTCGGCCTGGATGGCCTGGATGGCCTCACGCTCCTTGTTGGCCTCTGGAAGGGTGGACTTGAACTGATCATGGGCTGTCATCAGACCCTAAAGGAGGAACAACAAGAACACTttagcaaaaacagcaaaaaaaaaaacaaaagagtgaATTTCTTGCAAAACAAACAGTTCTTGAGTTCTTTATTCATTAAATTTCTTCAGTAAGGATAATTTTGAACATCTCTTTCCAGATTGCAGATACCTGGATCTCTTCAATGTTGTGGACGATGAACATGTCCTGCAGGTCCTCCATAGCTCCCTCCATCCAGTTGTTGAAGGGCGCCGCCCTCTTAGCGTACTCCAGGTACAGCTCATCTATCGACTCCAGCTGcttttctgtcctctgtcagcGAAAAAACAGGTGAGGTTAGTGGATTTAAGAACACAACTTATACTAATACCAAGAACTCTATACTTACTGCACTACTTATACTTTTTGTTTGACAGGCTTTTAGATAAGGGtaggttttatgaacatttggttttatatttttatggctgtgtctgtgtatataactgtgtgtttttattgcttatgtttttttttgtttagttttttactAATTTTATTGATCATCAAGCTCAAACACTGATCACATACAATCATGAACACTCCTTGACAATAAAACTCATTTAACAATTACTGTACCAGTTAATTTCCAAGTAGGAAGGGGAGAAAATGAATAGCATAAGTCAAAGCTAAAGAGAAGTTAAATACTGCTGGAAatctgtaaaacataaataaatgactgaatccCTGCTGCATTAGATGTGTAgatgtgcatcatgtgactgacAGACTGATGGGTCATGGTTGAACTCTGACCTCCAGGGACTCGCGGCGCTTCTGGGTCAGGGATCCAAGGATGTCCCACTGCTCGCAGATCTTCTGACAGCGAGTGTTGACGCTAGGGGAGTCGTAGTAGTCCAGCTCACTAGAACAGAGTGAAGGGCAGAGTTTATCTCAAACCACAGTCACATAGTCAGTGACATAGTAGCCTCTTAAGACCCCAGTGCccacagttctgtctgtgttaccatggtaatactATGTGATGCTTCTAGTAATACATTCATTCTATACATCCATGTAACTAGAAGAATATCAGTTAAAAGCTCAATGAAACCGActgtcagaaaacagaacacaactcaaactaCAAACACTTAAAAGGTAAAACATAAACCAGTTGAACAGTCTGAGACCAACGCATGTCAGGCAAAAGTAACTCTACAGCGCTAACCTAACAGCACTAAGCTCACGCTGAGCAtatccaacagtacaaggattatttctCGAATGATAAAACTCACAGAAGACAAAGAAGAGTAAAattcttttaaataaataataaaataaataaaattattaaattaaataaaattcttttagtaaaaaaagtaaattttcaaaattttgttaaaaaattttttgttcattttctcaaaGACTTTGTTCAAATTCTTTATTATCtccatgttttgttcattttgctcactttatttgttcattttttcgatggttttgctcatattttttctcatgttcatttttgttaattttcatagACATGTCCGATTGTATGTTGATCTTTTGGTTATTTTTTCCTCTTGTTCTTGATTACTTTGTCCATTTGTATTTTTTCCTTGgtgattttgtcaatttttgttcattttcatgattattttgtcaattttctcagtgatttttatttatttattttttcactcatgttcatttttgttaagtttctttttaatttttcatcttgtattcattttgttaatttcctTAATTTGTCACAGTCCATTTTAATTAATACTGTCAGCAATTTTGtacatttcttttaatttcattctattcttgttcattttgtgtaatatttcttcattttctcaaCAATTTTGTTCAAATTCTTTATTATCCCCATGTTAATTACATTACTAATCAGTAAAATTCACTTAACGGGACAAAGAAGAGCacaaataaaggtcacattatgaagccATGATTCTGTCTATGCTTGCCGTTTTCTGATCATGTCATATGAATGAAGTTTCTGCTGTCGggtaatccattgttttgttacATTAAAATGACTCCAGTTTAACAGGTTAAATAGTTTTACGGCGTTGTCTTACTTGAGCTCCTGCGCGATGGCGGCGATCTGCTCCACTCTGTCCTGATGGGCGGCCAGGTCGCTCTCGAAGGCCTCGTGTTTCCGTAGCAACGCCTTAACCTCTGACAGGGAGGCGGTCTCGTAGTCCTTCTGGGTCAGCATGGCCTCTTGAcctgcacacacataaacacacactcattcatttcCTTCAGCGCTCTCAGACTCTGACTTTGAGCGTTTGTGTGGGATCGTCGGCTCACCCTCGGTCCAGCACTCATGGATGGCGGCCTTTTGACGGAACTTCATCGCCAGGTGATCCAGTCTCTCCAGACGTCGCATCTCGCTGAGGAGCCACTCCTCGTAACCCTTTTCTGCTCCTTCCAGAGTGTGCCACGCTCCGTTAATATCCTGAGGGGAATTATTGGCATTTCAGAGCAGGATGTGAATTACAGGAGGAGTTACAGGTCTGATGAAGCCAAATCTACGACTTTTTAAGACGTTTTTCAAGGCATCTATGGTCAACTTTCAGACCTTACATTCACATTAATAACAGTCCGAtaggcctcatagttattatccgccaacatacacaaaaaaatacactaaaatacactaaataaacactaacatacacaaaaatacactacaatacacaaaatacacactaacatacacaaaaaatatactaaattatacaaaatatacactaacatacacaaaaatacactaataacACAAAAAACGCTTTAGAATATACATAATCAttttaaaatatactaaaatacaaaaaaatacactaaaacactcAAAAGACATGTTAAAGTCACAATCATGGTATCTACAGTTTTgtcaaatttatgactttttgacacatttttcttgTCATCTTTGGTTAAATTTCAGACCTTCCACTCATACAagtaacagtccaacaggccttaCAAATATTATATACCAACATGCACCCAAAAATgcctaaatatacactaaaatatacactaaaaacaaaaaaatgcattgaaatatacaaaagtatgctaaaatacacaaaaattacTCTAATGTGCAAAATACACTATtagggtatctgcaggtttgcaAAATGTTTGAATTTTCAAGACATTTCTCTCtgcatctttggtcaaatttcagaccttccatACCATATAACCAGACCAGACCATATAAGTAGTAGTCCAATGGACCTTAAAGTTATTATACACCAAtgtacacagaaaacacacaaaaaatatgcaaaaatatgcataatatgcacaaaaaaatacattaaaatgaactaaaatatattttaaaaaaaacatttacttaagtatgtgtttttattgcacGTCCAGTTTTTATGTGCCTGTTATTGtcagttattgttatttttattactgCAGCAGAACCAATTGTCCCTGGTGGACAAACAAAGGTCTTGAAATCGTCAAAatatggtgtgtgtatgtgttgtgtatgagtgtgtggacGTACAGACACCATGCGTCCCTCCGACGGCATGAAGGCAGGTCTGTTGCTGAGTCTGAGTTTGGTCTGCAGGGTGTTGAAGTTGATCTCCAGCTGACATTTCTCTTGGACCTGAAGGCGACACATGGACCACATTCAGCAGCAGAAACAACAAACAAGCACCGCAGTGGAAGGTTCAGGTGTGAATGTGCAGAACAGGCGCCGACGCTGGACCTTGGGTGGTTTGTGGACGCGGCGGTAGTCTCTGAAGTCCTCTAGTTTCTGCTGCATCTCAGCCATGGTCTTCTCTGGTTTCCGGTTCTCCAGCCAGGGGATGGTTCTGCGGATCCACTCCAGGAGCTGGACACGAGAAGGACATGGGTCATTAAAGGGGAAAGTCCCACCATGAGGATGAACTGCTCCCATAGACTGTCCACTACACACC
Encoded proteins:
- the LOC115431561 gene encoding alpha-actinin-4-like, which codes for MRVHKINNVNKALDFIASKGVKLVSIGAEEIVDGNAKMTLGMIWTIILRFAIQDISVEETSAKEGLLLWCQRKTAPYKNVNVQNFHISWKDGLAFNALIHRHRPELIDYDKLRKDDAVTNLNNAFEVAEKYLDIPKMLDAEDIVNTARPDEKAIMTYVSSFYHAFSGAQKAETAANRICKVLAVNQENEHLMEDYEKLASDLLEWIRRTIPWLENRKPEKTMAEMQQKLEDFRDYRRVHKPPKVQEKCQLEINFNTLQTKLRLSNRPAFMPSEGRMVSDINGAWHTLEGAEKGYEEWLLSEMRRLERLDHLAMKFRQKAAIHECWTEGQEAMLTQKDYETASLSEVKALLRKHEAFESDLAAHQDRVEQIAAIAQELNELDYYDSPSVNTRCQKICEQWDILGSLTQKRRESLERTEKQLESIDELYLEYAKRAAPFNNWMEGAMEDLQDMFIVHNIEEIQGLMTAHDQFKSTLPEANKEREAIQAIQAEVQKIADYNGIRLSGTNPYTTITPESIDEKWEKAMQLVPLRDQALQEELTKQQSNDTLRSKFANQANIVGPWIQNKMEEIGRISIEMNGTLEDQLTNLKDYEQSIIDYKPNIDDLESNHTLIQEALIFDNKYTDYTMEHLRVGWEQLLTTIARTINEIENQILTRDAKGISQEQLHEYRASFNHFDKKRSGQMVSDDFRALLISTGNSLVLLL